A genomic window from Vigna radiata var. radiata cultivar VC1973A chromosome 2, Vradiata_ver6, whole genome shotgun sequence includes:
- the LOC106755804 gene encoding cytochrome P450 94C1: MSFEGFLSLQSMPATCGFFFFAFTLLFSFFSLLLFINRMKPWCNCYICKSYLTVSWATKFTNLCDWYTHLLRKSPSATIHVHVLGNTITANPDNVEHILKTNFENYPKGKPFSAILGDLLGQGIFNVDGDSWLFQRKMASLELGSVAIRSHAMESVNEEIHARLLPFLVSTARGEMNKEKVLDLQDILRRFSFDNICKISFGLDPGCLLPTLPVSDLADAFDLASKLSAERAMTASPFIWKAKRLFGVGSEKRLKEAIKVVNDVAHNMIKERREMGFNSQKNLLSRFMGSVEDDAYLRDIVVSFLLAGRDTVASALTGFFSLLSKSPEVEARIREEVGPGPEPPTFDQIREMHYLNAAVHESMRLFPPIQFDSKFATEDDVLPDGTFVRKGSRVTYHPYAMGRMENIWGPDCLQFRPERWLRDGVFVPPCPFKYPVFQAGVRVCLGKDLALTEMKSVVVAVVRQFEIRVVEPDQEPQFVPGLTATLRGGLPVRVLERKS; this comes from the coding sequence ATGAGTTTTGAaggttttctttctcttcaatcAATGCCTGCTACATGCggcttcttcttcttcgccttcacccttctcttttctttcttctccctTTTGCTTTTCATCAACAGGATGAAGCCATGGTGTAACTGCTACATCTGCAAGAGTTACTTGACCGTCAGCTGGGCCACAAAGTTCACCAACCTCTGCGACTGGTACACGCATCTTCTCCGGAAATCCCCATCGGCCACCATCCATGTGCATGTCTTGGGGAACACCATAACCGCCAACCCAGACAACGTCGAGCACATTCTCAAGACCAATTTCGAAAACTACCCCAAAGGGAAACCCTTCTCCGCCATCCTCGGAGACCTCCTCGGCCAAGGGATTTTCAACGTCGACGGCGATTCCTGGCTCTTTCAACGCAAAATGGCCAGTCTTGAACTCGGGAGCGTCGCGATTCGCTCCCACGCGATGGAGTCGGTCAACGAGGAGATCCACGCGCGCTTGCTTCCTTTCCTGGTCTCAACCGCGCGTGGCGAAATGAACAAGGAAAAGGTATTGGATTTACAGGACATCCTACGAAGATTTTCGTTCGACAACATCTGCAAAATATCGTTTGGTCTTGACCCGGGTTGTCTCCTTCCAACTCTCCCCGTTTCGGACCTCGCCGACGCGTTTGACCTAGCCTCAAAACTCTCCGCGGAACGCGCCATGACCGCGTCACCGTTCATTTGGAAAGCGAAGCGGCTTTTCGGAGTCGGTTCGGAGAAGAGACTTAAAGAAGCTATCAAGGTCGTAAACGACGTCGCACACAACATGATAAAGGAGAGGAGGGAAATGGGGTTCAACTCGCAGAAAAACCTTCTCTCGCGGTTCATGGGATCCGTTGAAGATGACGCTTACTTAAGAGACATCGTGGTGAGTTTTCTTTTGGCGGGCCGTGACACCGTCGCCTCCGCGTTGACAGGCTTTTTTTCTCTGCTGTCGAAAAGCCCAGAAGTCGAGGCACGGATCCGCGAGGAGGTGGGCCCGGGCCCTGAGCCCCCGACGTTTGATCAGATTCGCGAAATGCATTATCTGAACGCGGCGGTTCACGAGAGCATGAGGCTGTTTCCGCCCATTCAGTTCGACTCCAAGTTCGCCACAGAGGATGACGTGTTGCCAGATGGAACTTTTGTAAGAAAGGGGAGTCGGGTCACTTATCACCCTTACGCCATGGGTCGGATGGAAAACATTTGGGGACCCGATTGCCTCCAATTTCGACCCGAACGGTGGTTACGTGACGGAGTGTTTGTTCCACCGTGTCCTTTTAAATACCCTGTTTTTCAGGCTGGTGTAAGGGTCTGTTTGGGGAAGGATTTGGCTTTGACGGAAATGAAGTCAGTTGTGGTCGCTGTGGTTAGGCAGTTTGAGATTCGGGTTGTTGAACCGGATCAGGAGCCCCAGTTTGTGCCTGGTCTAACAGCCACTTTACGAGGCGGGTTACCGGTTCGGGTTTTAGAAAGGAAATCTTGA